Below is a window of Deltaproteobacteria bacterium HGW-Deltaproteobacteria-2 DNA.
GGTAATTATCAGAGAAGCAAAAAAAGCTACCTTCATGTATGTAAAGAAAGCTTCCGTCAAACCGGTATAAATCAGATAACTATTCTTAGGCAGAACCTGGGTGAGTGGCCTGGTAACTATATCGAAAATCCAATCTTTATAATAATAACAGCCGGCAAAGCCAATACCCAGAGCAATTAAAGAGTTGGTGAGTCTTTTGCGCAACTCTACCAAATGTTCGGTCAAAGACATTTTGTGCTCTTCGTTAGTTTCGGTGATTTCCGTGGTTTCCGTATTTTCCATAGTTTGAAGTTTTGCCTGTCTTCAGCTTTAAAATGTAAGGGGATTTATTGTGAAACTTATTGTTTTAAGGAAATGTTATCAGACGAATCGGCTTTTGTTTCTTCCACATCGGGCTTTTTCATTAAAAGAGAATCTTTCCAACCATCGTCGTTCTTCGGTTTTTCATCTTCCTTTAAGGCATCTTTTAGATCCTCAGTGACGCCTTCTGTTGCTTTTTTAAATTCGCTAAAGCCTTTACCCAGACTTTTGGCAAGATCAGGCAGTTTTTTGGGCCCCACAATAATTAAAGCAATTATTGCAATTATTATAAGTTCCTGCATTCCTATGCCAAACATTGATAATTAATTCCTCCGTAATAATTGAGATATACCTATATATTGATTCCTGTTTTTGTCAATGTTTTTTGCGAACATGACAAGATTACTATTGACATAAAAGATTTATTTTAGTAGCAGAATAACTACTTTAAGATTACATATTTAAAACGTAAACAGTTTCCCCAAAAAATCAATTTGTCAAACTTAAAATGAAAGGAGAGTATTATGAAAAAAATTGGAATATTAGCGGTTATAATAATGTTAATGGCTGTCGTCACGGCAGCACAGGCAGAAGTCAGGGCCGGTGGGTTACCCCCCATTGATGTAAATGACAGCATTAAGGACTGTAATTGTCGTTTGTTTCCAGAATGCTGTGCTCAGCCAGTAGCCGCACCAGAACCTGCTCCTGCTCCAGCCCCTGTTCCTGCACCTGCACCAGCTCCTGCTCCAGTGAAGGAAAAAGTAACCATAACCCTTAATGTGCAATTCGATACAAACAAAGCAGTCATCAAGGAAAAATATAATGACGACATTAAGAAAGTGGCAGATTTCATGAAAGAATTTCCAGATACAACCGCTGAAATTGGAGGTCATACTGACAATATTGCCAGTGCCGCCTACAATCAGAAATTATCAGAAAAACGCGCTAACAGCGTTCGTCAATATCTTATCGACAAATTCGGAATTGACGGATCACGCTTGACCGCTGTCGGTTATGGACTGACTAAACCGGTTGCCGGCAATGACACAGAAGAAGGACGACAGCAGAACCGCAGAGTTGAAGCTGTCATGGAAGCAGTAAGGACAGTATATAAATAAGTTTTAAACAATCAGAAAATTCTAAAGAGATATCAGGTCCCATAACCGCTTTAAAGGTTATGGGACCTTTGTTTTGGACCACCCTAAATGTACAAATGATTATGTTTTTAATATAATATTAACGTGATTAAACAATCAGAATTTATTAACAAATTATAAGAATACCTTTGACATAAATAATATTTTTTAGTATTAATAAAGAGCATTTATTGAAATGCTGGCATATTTTAAAGTGTAACTATCCCCAAAAAATCAACTTATCAAAAAAAGATGAAAGGAGAGTGTCATGAAAAAAATTGGAATTTTAGCAATTATTATAATGCTGATGGCTGTCGTCACGGCAGTGCAGGCGGAAACAAGGGCCGGCGGTTTACCGGAATTAACAATAGATAATCGTATTCCAGACTGTAAGTGTCCACCATGCTGCGGTTCACCCACCACAGTCACTGTTGCACTTAATGTGGAATTCGATACCAACAAAGCAGTTGTCAAAGATATATATAATAATGATATTAAAAAGGTAGCAGATTTCATGAAAGCATATCCCAAGACTACCGCCGTAATTGAAGGCCATACGGATAATATAGCAAGCGCAGAATACAATCAGAAATTATCGCAAGCTCGCGCCAATAGCGTCCGGCAGTACCTGATCAACAATTTTGGAATTAAGGCCTCCCGCTTAAGCGCTGTTGGCTATGGACTGACTAAACCGATTGCCAGCAATGACACCGAGGAAGGACGGCAGAAAAACCGCCGGGTACAAGCTGTCATCAAAACAGTAAAAAATTAATTTAATTGTATTAAATTCAAAATCTTGAGGCTCCATAATCGTTACATGTTTATGGAGCCTTTTTATTGAAACATTCTCGGAAACAGGCCATCGGAAATATTTTGCTCTTTAAAGTCATTTATGATAGACGAACTATAGTCTTGAATTGGCAGTTTGAAAGAAGGTACACTTGCCCAGAAAAACAGGTATTGTCAAAGACACCAGATACTTACAGCATTCGGCAGGATTTGCCCATCCGGAAAGTCCGGAAAGGCTAGCCGCAATTTATGAAATGCTGGAAAATCCTTTGATGGATTGGAAATTCACTCACATAGAACCGCGTGAGGCCACCCACAAAGAGATTGAAATGATCCATTCGCCTTCTTATGTACAATTTATTGCCAGTACTGCGGGACAACGCAGTGTATATCTCGATCCCGACACGGCCACTTCACCCGAAACTTATGAAATTGCGAAGCTGGCAGTTGGCGGAGTTTGCAATGCCATCGATAGCGTCATTAAGGGTGAAGTAGATAACGCTTTTGCTTTTGTACGTCCACCGGGGCATCATGCGGAAAAAGATACCGCCGCCGGCTTTTGCGTATTCAACAATATTGCCATCGGGGCAATGCATGCTATATCGAAATACGGCATGAAAAAAATATTGATTGTGGACTGGGATTTGCACCATGGAAATGGCACCCAGCATAGCTTTTACAAAGATCCGCGGGTTTTATACTTTTCCACTCACCAATATCCTTATTATCCGGGGACGGGAAGTTTGCAGGAATTTGGCCAGGGAGAGGGAGAAGGTTACACTGTCAACGTCCCTTTACGGGAAGGCGCAGGTGATGTCGCCTTCGTAAAAATATACCGCAATGTCTTACAGCCGCTGGCGTTGGAATTCAAACCGGAACTGATTTTGTTGTCCGCCGGTTTCGATACCCACTTTCAAGACCCGCTGGGCGGAATGCGCGTAACACCGGAAGGATTCGCAGCCATGGCGCGCATATTACTCAATATTGCCGAAACATGTTGCCAGGGACGCTTTGTAGCCGTGCTGGAAGGCGGTTATCACGTCGTTGGATTAACCAGATCGGTAAAGGCTGTCCTGGAAGAGATGCTTGATGAAACACATGTTTCAGAAGAGAGGCTCTCTCATCTTGAAAAAGATGCCGATGAAGAAACCGAACAATTAATTAATAAAGTCATTTCCAGAATTCGTCCCTACTGGAAAGTGTTCTAAGGAGATTATGTTTTGAAAATAAGTTCCCGGGAAGTTGAATATGTGGCACATCTGGCACGCCTGGAAGTAACGGAAAAGGAAACTGAAAAATTTACCGCCCAGCTCAATGATATTCTACTCTATATAGATAAGCTAAATGAATTGGATACGAAAGGCGTGGCACCAATGAGCCATGCTATTGCTGTAACTAACGCTTTTCGCGAAGATAAAATATTGGATTCTATCGGCACAGAAAATTCATTGACCAACGCGCCGGATGCGCGGGGTGAATTCTTCCGGGTACCCAAAGTCATCGACTAACGACTTTGGAAAAAGTTCATCTACTGCGTTGTGCTGCAACCTTCGTCATTGCGACGTACGAAAATAGTACGCCTCATTCCTCAGGTTTTGCACGCCTTGTATCTGAATCTTTTTGCAAAGCCGTTTAAAAAATTAAAATACCGATTTGTGTAACAATGTTATCAAGGAGACTATGGAGTTAAATCAGTTTACCATTCATGAATTGCAGGAAAAAATCAAAAACGGCGACGTGTCGGCAACACAGATTACCGAGTCTGTTTTTTCACGAATTGACGCCGTGGAAGAACGAGTGCATTCCT
It encodes the following:
- the tatB gene encoding twin-arginine translocase subunit TatB, with the protein product MFGIGMQELIIIAIIALIIVGPKKLPDLAKSLGKGFSEFKKATEGVTEDLKDALKEDEKPKNDDGWKDSLLMKKPDVEETKADSSDNISLKQ
- a CDS encoding histone deacetylase; this encodes MLENPLMDWKFTHIEPREATHKEIEMIHSPSYVQFIASTAGQRSVYLDPDTATSPETYEIAKLAVGGVCNAIDSVIKGEVDNAFAFVRPPGHHAEKDTAAGFCVFNNIAIGAMHAISKYGMKKILIVDWDLHHGNGTQHSFYKDPRVLYFSTHQYPYYPGTGSLQEFGQGEGEGYTVNVPLREGAGDVAFVKIYRNVLQPLALEFKPELILLSAGFDTHFQDPLGGMRVTPEGFAAMARILLNIAETCCQGRFVAVLEGGYHVVGLTRSVKAVLEEMLDETHVSEERLSHLEKDADEETEQLINKVISRIRPYWKVF
- the gatC gene encoding Asp-tRNA(Asn)/Glu-tRNA(Gln) amidotransferase subunit GatC (allows the formation of correctly charged Asn-tRNA(Asn) or Gln-tRNA(Gln) through the transamidation of misacylated Asp-tRNA(Asn) or Glu-tRNA(Gln) in organisms which lack either or both of asparaginyl-tRNA or glutaminyl-tRNA synthetases; reaction takes place in the presence of glutamine and ATP through an activated phospho-Asp-tRNA(Asn) or phospho-Glu-tRNA; some Mycoplasma proteins contain an N-terminal fusion to an unknown domain), producing the protein MKISSREVEYVAHLARLEVTEKETEKFTAQLNDILLYIDKLNELDTKGVAPMSHAIAVTNAFREDKILDSIGTENSLTNAPDARGEFFRVPKVID